One Natrinema halophilum genomic window carries:
- a CDS encoding ABC transporter permease yields MFKREQIETAAFRIGYITLVVMLLLPLVIIISTSITESSYLSFPPKEISLQWYQKFLESDQWLTAMKNSLITSTGTMLLSTTLGVLAALGVEGSRGKLSTYLVPLVLLPLLIPAVVTAVTLLTFYSKLGIQQSYLGIILAHSLWATPLVFFIMQSVFARFDWSLRDAGLDLGASRIRAFWEVVLPGVRNGIFASMLIAFIISLQEFIMALFLSGFDTRTVPVLAYISLREILDPLVSVVSTVMIGAAVIIVIGASLAIGLNQLSKNL; encoded by the coding sequence ATGTTTAAGCGAGAACAGATCGAAACGGCTGCCTTCCGCATCGGGTACATCACGCTGGTAGTGATGTTGCTTCTCCCGCTGGTGATCATAATCAGTACGTCGATAACCGAATCGAGCTATCTCTCGTTTCCACCAAAAGAAATCTCACTACAGTGGTACCAGAAGTTCCTCGAGAGCGATCAATGGCTGACTGCTATGAAAAATAGCCTCATCACCTCAACCGGGACGATGCTCCTCTCGACGACGCTCGGCGTGCTCGCAGCGCTGGGTGTCGAAGGATCCAGAGGGAAATTGTCGACGTACCTCGTCCCGCTCGTCTTGCTTCCGCTACTCATACCGGCGGTGGTGACCGCGGTTACGCTGCTTACCTTCTACAGTAAACTCGGCATTCAGCAGAGCTATCTCGGGATCATACTCGCACACTCGCTCTGGGCAACACCGCTCGTATTCTTCATCATGCAGTCGGTCTTCGCTCGCTTCGACTGGAGTCTCCGCGATGCGGGACTCGATCTGGGCGCATCGCGAATTCGCGCGTTCTGGGAAGTAGTTCTCCCGGGCGTGCGAAACGGGATTTTCGCCTCGATGTTGATCGCCTTTATCATCAGTCTCCAGGAATTCATCATGGCGTTGTTCCTGTCGGGATTCGATACCCGCACCGTCCCCGTGCTCGCGTATATTTCGCTCCGGGAGATACTCGATCCCCTGGTGAGCGTCGTCTCGACGGTGATGATCGGTGCCGCGGTGATAATCGTAATCGGCGCGAGCCTCGCCATCGGACTCAATCAACTCTCCAAAAATCTATAA